The Liquorilactobacillus nagelii DSM 13675 DNA window TGGTTTCTGGTATCAAAAACACAGTCAAAAGACGCAACCAGTTAGTGATAAAAAAGCTAAATTACCGATTCCTTGGTTTATGGGTGGCTTTATTTTAGCAAGTGTTTTAGGAACTTTTTTGCCATTTAGTACAGCAGCTTTAACAGCCTTGGTTAAAGTAGCTTATATTTTTTTGGGGATGGCAATGGCAGCCTTAGGTATGAGTGTTAATTTTAGAGTTATTTTAAAAAGAGGGTTGCCGGCATTTGCTGCAGCTTTCATTTCATCAGTAATTTTGGCAATTGGAGTTTTAATTGCCAGCAAAATTTGGTTTTAAAAAAAGGCTCAGCAAGATTTTCTTGCTGAGCCTTAATAATTAATGGACTAACATAAAGTAACCAATTACAACAATTCCTAAAATAATTCGGTACCAACCAAAGGCTTTAAAGTCATTTTTCTTAATATAATTCAATAAGAAGCGGATTGACAGATAGGCAACGACAAAGGAAACGACGACGCCAACTAATAATACAATTCCTGGTAAGCCGGCTAAACTTCCACCGTGCATGAAATATTTCAACAGTTTCAAAAACGAAGCACCAAACATGGTTGGGATTGCTAAGAAGAACGAAAACTCAGTTGCAACATATCTTGAGGTTCCAATGGTAATGGCTCCTAAAATAGTAGAACCTGAACGTGAAGTACCCGGAACTAGTGATAGTACCTGACAAATCCCAATTGCAATTGCAGTTGAATAAGGCAAAGTGTCTAAATCTGCATAACGTGGAGTTGTATCCTTGTTGTGATTCTCAATAATGATAAACAAGATACCATAGATAATTAAGGCAGCAGAAACAACTTGCCAGTTCATTAAATGCTCATCCATCCAGTCATTTAGCGGTAAGCCAACAACTACTGATGGAATGACAGCGATAATGACTTTTTTCCAAAGTGTCCAGGTGTTTTTCTTCTCTAATCGGCTTTTCTTAGGTGACCAAGGATTTAACTTATGGAAGTAGATAATGACAACTGCCATAATTGCCCCTAATTGGATAACAACATTGAACATATCGATAAATTGTTTTGATTGTTGTAGCTTAATGAATTCATCAACTAAAACTAAATGTCCAGTTGAACTAATTGGTAAGAATTCAGTAATACCTTCAACAATTCCTAAAATAATTGCTTTGATAATATCAAACATGAAAACTCTCCTTATTCAAAAATCAGATTTACTGATTAATCATACAGCAAATAGGAGGTTTAAACAATTTTATTAAATAAAACCTCTGATTTCTAAGTATTATTTGAGCTGTTTTTTAGAAAAAATAAGCTGTTTTTGGAGAAGCAATCGATCTTCAGCAAAAGCAGCTTATTTTATTGAGTTTTTATTTAATCGGTAACTTTAAAATCAACATTGCCTAGACCATGATCAAAACGTGCCGACCAGTTACCAACTGTTAGTTTAGGAGGTAAGACAAAGGTTCCAGAAGAAACCATTTGGCCAGCGGAGAAAGTCTTTCCCTGCTCAGCTAATTTTGTGACTAGCCAGTGCAATGATTTCAAGGGATTACCTAAGACCTCTGAAGATAAACCTTCAGTTACTTTTTTTTCATCGTGGAACAATTCGCATTTAACATTAGTTGCTGCTGCTACATCATTGAAGACCTTGTTTGTGTCAAATTCTTTCCCATGTAGAACTAAGCCGCCAACTGCTGCATCGGACATGACCATGTATTTTGAAAGCTTTGGAAACCAATCAGCAAAACGAGAATCAGGAACTTCCATGCCAGCTGCGACAGTTGTTTTCTTCATTAAATCACTTAGGGAATCAGTTGGTTTTAAATCTTCTTTAGCCCGAAATTCAAGTTCAACTTCGACTAACGGTTCCATCAGTGTCTTAAGGCTGCGGGTAACTGGGGCTGCCAGAAAATGGCTTTTTACCTGGGCACCATAGAGTGGAGAATCAGAATCAAACATTTTTTGTGTCTGTTCACTAGTCAAAGAAACTTTATAGCCACCAACAGCTTCATTTTTCAAAGCAGTTAGCCTTGCTTGAACTTGATAAGCAGAGGCATCGTCGGTGACGGTTGATTGCCAGTCTTTTTCGGTTAATGGTTGTTGAGTTGTATAAGCTTGATAAAGAGCCTGAGCAAATTTTTCTTCATTGGCAGTTAATTTAGTTGTTGTTGTTTGTGTTTTAGTCATAATAAATTCCTCCGTTTGATTTTTAAGTTAGCAGTCTCCTGCCCACACGTGGGAGAACTGCAGTTGTTAGTAATGAATAGAGCTGTTTAATCTGAATCTGACCATCATCGTTATTTTGAATCTGACTGGAATCATGCATGATCCCCCACCTCACTTTTGAAACGGATTTTAAATTCTAACAAAAAACGCCCTTTAACAACATCTGTTGTTAAAGGGCGTTTTCAGCGCGGTACCACCTTTAATTAAACTAACTTCTCATGAAATTAGCTCCATCTTAACTAGTCAACTATCATTATTATCAATTGCCTACCCCGGTAATGTGGGGAAACAGTTAAGCTTAAAAATTCAGCTTACGGCTCAAAGGTGATATTCATCAAATACATCCTGACTGCTTTGCACTAACCAGCAGCTCCCTGACATTCAATATTGATTACTGTCCTTGTCATTGCTTTTAATTAGAATTTAATTATTTAATGAGTGTATCTTAATCTATTTATTATTGTTTGTCAATAATAAAATAAAAATTTTTCAATAGCGAATCAATTGCCCGAATGCGATTTTTCAGCTATCTTGAAATAAAAGGAAAGTTTTAAGGAAGAAGGGTGTAGCATGAAAAAACAATTATTGGTATTAACTACACTTTTAGTACTTGGGGGATGTAGTTTTAGTAGAAATAAAACTGCTAAAAGTAGTTTGTCAGTTTCAAGTAGTACGAGTGAAGTTAAACATCATTCAACCGGTAGTGATTCATCACATACAAGCTATTCAAATTCAACCACCAGTCAGAGAGCAACGACTAGTTCTAGTTCTTCAGTAACGAATCAAGCAACAAATGTTTCACGGGTAACATTAATGAATCAGCAGCTCATGAGAAGTTTAGGACAAGTTCCTTTGCCTC harbors:
- a CDS encoding undecaprenyl-diphosphate phosphatase, which encodes MFDIIKAIILGIVEGITEFLPISSTGHLVLVDEFIKLQQSKQFIDMFNVVIQLGAIMAVVIIYFHKLNPWSPKKSRLEKKNTWTLWKKVIIAVIPSVVVGLPLNDWMDEHLMNWQVVSAALIIYGILFIIIENHNKDTTPRYADLDTLPYSTAIAIGICQVLSLVPGTSRSGSTILGAITIGTSRYVATEFSFFLAIPTMFGASFLKLLKYFMHGGSLAGLPGIVLLVGVVVSFVVAYLSIRFLLNYIKKNDFKAFGWYRIILGIVVIGYFMLVH
- a CDS encoding 2-keto-4-pentenoate hydratase is translated as MTKTQTTTTKLTANEEKFAQALYQAYTTQQPLTEKDWQSTVTDDASAYQVQARLTALKNEAVGGYKVSLTSEQTQKMFDSDSPLYGAQVKSHFLAAPVTRSLKTLMEPLVEVELEFRAKEDLKPTDSLSDLMKKTTVAAGMEVPDSRFADWFPKLSKYMVMSDAAVGGLVLHGKEFDTNKVFNDVAAATNVKCELFHDEKKVTEGLSSEVLGNPLKSLHWLVTKLAEQGKTFSAGQMVSSGTFVLPPKLTVGNWSARFDHGLGNVDFKVTD